The following proteins are co-located in the Sphingomonas panacis genome:
- a CDS encoding 2OG-Fe(II) oxygenase, with product MSTDPKQEWDALLAANRTAEALAVLEQQARTGNAPACFRLAGLYLIGAVVPRDLPLAREFLRRAVRIGHVDAALLDVALTANGTGGPASWPTARALLDQAARSDPVAAAQRNLLAEMDLTVDGRPVRRRLSMALAKTPRILRFERLFTPAECAHVARTATDLLEPAMIVDPVTGRDAVNPIRTSDAAVIGPAREDLVIRALNHRIAAISGTETDQGEALTVLRYRPGQQYRQHLDTIGQTRNQRVLTVIVYLNDGFTGGETVFAKAGLTIRPRAGDAILFANTTANGMPDPTAQHAGLPVAQGAKWIATRWIRARAFDPWIGPEAA from the coding sequence ATGAGCACCGATCCTAAGCAGGAATGGGACGCATTGTTGGCCGCCAATCGCACAGCGGAGGCGCTGGCAGTGCTCGAACAGCAGGCACGGACCGGCAACGCCCCGGCGTGCTTCCGACTCGCTGGCCTGTACCTGATCGGGGCGGTCGTGCCCCGCGATCTGCCGCTTGCGCGTGAGTTTCTGCGGCGGGCGGTGCGGATCGGGCATGTCGATGCCGCTTTGCTCGACGTCGCGCTCACCGCGAACGGCACTGGCGGCCCCGCTTCTTGGCCGACGGCAAGAGCACTGCTCGACCAGGCGGCGCGTAGCGATCCCGTCGCGGCGGCGCAGCGCAATCTCCTCGCGGAGATGGACCTGACGGTCGATGGGCGGCCCGTCAGACGCCGCCTGTCCATGGCGCTGGCGAAGACTCCTCGCATCCTGCGTTTCGAGCGGCTGTTCACCCCGGCGGAGTGCGCACATGTGGCACGCACCGCGACCGACCTGCTGGAACCCGCGATGATCGTCGATCCCGTCACCGGGCGCGACGCTGTGAACCCGATCCGCACCTCAGACGCGGCGGTGATCGGCCCTGCGCGCGAGGATCTCGTCATCCGCGCGCTCAACCATCGGATCGCGGCGATCAGCGGCACCGAAACCGATCAGGGCGAGGCGCTGACCGTGTTGCGCTATCGACCGGGCCAGCAATATCGCCAGCATCTCGATACGATTGGGCAGACGCGCAACCAGCGCGTCTTAACCGTGATCGTCTATCTTAACGACGGCTTCACCGGTGGCGAAACGGTATTCGCCAAAGCAGGCCTGACGATCCGGCCCAGAGCGGGCGACGCGATCCTGTTCGCCAACACCACCGCCAACGGCATGCCAGATCCAACTGCCCAACACGCCGGCTTGCCCGTCGCCCAGGGCGCGAAATGGATCGCGACCCGGTGGATTCGCGCCCGCGCTTTCG